TTTACTTCTGTGCTACAGGTTCTCGATAACCCCCTTAGCCCCCTTCAGTAAAACTTTTCATATTTCTGCAAATATTTGCAGAAAAGTCTTTTCGGGGTCATTGTTGTGGTGAAGCCATCGCGGAAGCGGCGGGGCCCCCTATGCGGATTTGCCGGCATGGAAAGCCGAGGCCCCCGCCTCTGGCGGGGGAACGCGGAAGGATTCCGTGCCGGCAAATCTGCATAAGGGTCGCCGCTGGAGCGCCGGCTTCAACACAACAATGACGCCGAAAAGACGTGGCGCTATTTACAGATGAATTGGAAGATTCTTTATGCAAGAGGTCTATGCAAGAGGTCTATTGACGATCTTGCTTGGCCCTGTTAGAGCAAGCCCGCCATGGTTGAAAAAGAAATTATTCAAATTGCCCATAGCCCCGATAGCGATGATGCCTTCATGTTTTATGCCTTGGCTAATGGTAAAATCGAAACCGACGAATTTGAATTTCAACATATCTTAAAAGATATCGAAAGCTTAAACCAAGCGGCTTTTAATCAAGTTTATGAGGTTTCGGCCATTTCATTGCATGCCTTTCCTAAGGTGGCCAAAAATTATGCCTTGCTAAGTTCAGGGGCCTCGGTGGGTGATAATTATGGCCCCATGGTGGTGGCTAAAACACCCTATGCCCTTGATGCAATTGCCGAAAAAACGGTGGCGGTGCCAGGTCTCAATACAACCGCTTTATTAGCCCTAAAAATATTTGAGCCCAATCTTAATTTTATGGTCATGCCTTTTGATGAAATCATGCCCGCTATTGAAAGTGGAAAAGTCGATTTGGGTTTGATCATTCACGAAGGGCAATTGACTTATCGGGAAAAGGGTTTTCATTTGATTTTAGATTTGGGCGTGTGGTGGAAAGCAAAGTTTGGCCTACCCCTACCTTTGGGCGGGAATATTATTCGTAAAGATTTAGGCATTGATAAGATGAAAAAGATCGCCCAACTCATTTATCAAGGCATTAAATATAGTCTAGAACATCGCGAAGAAGCCTTGGCCTATGCCTTAAGTTTTGCCCGTGGAATGGACCCTAAAACCGCCGATCAATTTGTGGGCATGTATGTGAACGAGTTGACCCTCGATTATGGAGAGGTAGGGCGAAAAGCGGTGATGAAACTTTATGAAGAGGCGGTGGGTAAGCAAATTTTACCAGAATTACCCAAGGTAGAATTTTTAAGCCCAGACTGATGTCATTGCGAGCGGTGTCATCCCCCGGCTTGACCGGGGGACCCATGATGCCGAGCGCGGCAATCTCGCTTTGCACAATTTCAATCCTGCTTTTTCAACCAGCGCAAAATGGCAGGGAACACCTCTTTTTTAGAATGTAAGCCTAGAACCAAGTCAATGTGGCCATAGTCAACCCGATGGCCAAACTTTTTTCCAAACACGAGAATCTTTTTATTTTTGCTAGGAAATTGGGCCAAGATTTTTTTGACTTCGTCGGGATCGGTAAAAGAATCTTGGGTTCCTGCCACCATGAGAATGGGCATGGTGAATTTTTTTAAAGAACCCATATAATCTACTTTCCGATCGGCCGATTTAAAATGACCGTGCCGAAACCAATCGTGAATTTGCAGTACCAAGGCGGTAGGCACATTTTCTACCCCATATTTTAGTAGTTTTTCCAAAAGCGCAGGGGTCATGTTTTCTTTTGAAATCACAATTTGCTGGGGATGGTTTAGAATTTGTTCGGTGAATAGCTTCGCTATCTTTGACATGAAACGATAAGGCATGTGGGGTAGGTATTTAATGATACGGTCTAACTCGAAGGTGTAACGGATATAACCGATTTTTCGGCTGGTGGTAACGGGTGTGGCAATGGTGGTTAAACTTTTGAGATCTTTTGGATTGATTTGTTGAATATAAGCATAAGCCATCACCCCACCTAAGCTGTGGCCTATCCAGTGAAATTGTTTTTTCCCAGTCACTTGTCTAATTTTTTTGGCAACAGCAGGGAGATC
This genomic window from Deltaproteobacteria bacterium contains:
- a CDS encoding ABC transporter substrate-binding protein; this translates as MVEKEIIQIAHSPDSDDAFMFYALANGKIETDEFEFQHILKDIESLNQAAFNQVYEVSAISLHAFPKVAKNYALLSSGASVGDNYGPMVVAKTPYALDAIAEKTVAVPGLNTTALLALKIFEPNLNFMVMPFDEIMPAIESGKVDLGLIIHEGQLTYREKGFHLILDLGVWWKAKFGLPLPLGGNIIRKDLGIDKMKKIAQLIYQGIKYSLEHREEALAYALSFARGMDPKTADQFVGMYVNELTLDYGEVGRKAVMKLYEEAVGKQILPELPKVEFLSPD
- a CDS encoding alpha/beta hydrolase, producing MSANPSSHPIVHTVNTQDQWTLSLYRYPGDLKKTRYPVLLVHGLASNRFNLDFPDEDLNLAKFLHQAGFDTWIVDLRGAGASKTKLAHQQQWNFDDYVLRDLPAVAKKIRQVTGKKQFHWIGHSLGGVMAYAYIQQINPKDLKSLTTIATPVTTSRKIGYIRYTFELDRIIKYLPHMPYRFMSKIAKLFTEQILNHPQQIVISKENMTPALLEKLLKYGVENVPTALVLQIHDWFRHGHFKSADRKVDYMGSLKKFTMPILMVAGTQDSFTDPDEVKKILAQFPSKNKKILVFGKKFGHRVDYGHIDLVLGLHSKKEVFPAILRWLKKQD